A part of Candidatus Obscuribacterales bacterium genomic DNA contains:
- the sufR gene encoding iron-sulfur cluster biosynthesis transcriptional regulator SufR — MMATKQHPSTKQDILYYLLKQGQAKAQDLADALNISPQAIRRHLKDLEDEGLIQHHPEQTGMGRPQHIYGLSQEGRDRLPAQYDDFALSLLDTLTETVGREQVGTILRKQWERKAQEYRDRVGNGSVEERVANLVKLRQAEGYMAEWYSVEPEDESVPDAAHQDQDDAPAEQYVITEYNCAISHIAESFPSVCGHELEMFEIALEGCAVKRTHWLVNGEHRCGYLIRSTSDRPSQRH, encoded by the coding sequence ATGATGGCCACTAAGCAGCACCCCTCCACCAAACAAGACATCCTCTACTACCTCCTGAAACAAGGGCAAGCCAAGGCCCAGGATTTAGCAGATGCTCTCAATATCAGCCCCCAGGCGATCCGGCGACATCTCAAAGATCTAGAAGATGAAGGTTTGATCCAACATCATCCAGAGCAAACGGGGATGGGGCGTCCGCAACATATTTATGGGCTCAGCCAGGAGGGGCGCGATCGCCTGCCAGCTCAATATGATGACTTTGCCCTATCGTTGCTCGACACCCTCACCGAGACCGTCGGTCGGGAACAAGTGGGAACAATTTTGCGCAAACAATGGGAGCGCAAAGCTCAAGAATACCGCGATCGCGTGGGCAACGGATCGGTGGAGGAGCGGGTAGCCAACTTGGTGAAGCTGCGGCAGGCAGAAGGCTACATGGCGGAGTGGTATTCGGTGGAGCCGGAGGATGAATCGGTGCCAGACGCTGCCCATCAAGATCAGGACGATGCCCCAGCGGAGCAGTATGTGATTACGGAATACAACTGCGCCATTTCCCACATTGCGGAGTCGTTTCCCAGCGTCTGTGGCCATGAGCTAGAGATGTTTGAAATTGCCCTAGAGGGCTGCGCCGTGAAGCGTACGCACTGGTTGGTGAATGGCGAACATCGCTGTGGGTACTTGATTCGCTCCACTAGCGATCGCCCTTCCCAGCGCCATTAA